GTCCGTCGAGCGCAGCGGCGAGTCCCGGCGCATCTCCGGGAGCGCCGCCGGCTCCACCTCCCTGATCCATTCGTCTTGACCCACGCAACCGCGACAAATAATACTTTGTGTATTTGATGAGTCTCTGAACGCGAGTGTCTCTCCGTGCGTGTCACCCGCACGGGGCGGGAACGCCGGTCAGGCCGTGAGAACGGTCACCGGTCCCTCGAAGTCGAGGATGACCCGCTGAGTCGCGTCGCCGAACAGCGCCTTTCCGGTCGGCGAGCGCTGCCGTCCGGCGAAGAAGACGTGGTCGCAGTCGTACTCCTCGGCGGCGTCGAGAACCGCGTCGGCTTTGTCTCCGACCGCGCTGGTGACCTCGTACTCGACGTCGAACGAGGCGAGTATCTCCCGACCCAAGTCGCGCGCGAACTCCTCCGCGCCCGCCCGGGCCTCTCCCGGCGTGTACTTCGTCGAGGCGTTCGAGAGCGATTCCATGGCTTTCCGGCGAGCGCTGTACTCCTCGTCCGTGGTCGCGTGGACGAGAACCAGTTCGGCGTCGACGCCTTCGGCGAGGCTTCCGGCCTCCCGGAGTAGGTCCTTCGATGCGTCGGTCGGTTCGACGACGGCGAGTGCTCGGTTCACGTTCGTCCGTTCACGTCGAGAGTGATAAACGCGGGGTCGTTTCGGGCCGCTCACTCGGCGGGTAATTAAACTCATCATCGAAATATAAAATAAAATACGAAAATTATTGCTACATATTTTGTAATGGAAAATATTTTCAACGAACGTGGGTGATACCCGGTGTCTCTATGGTAGTCGAATTCGCTCATAGCCCGCTTCTGACGTTCGTCGTCGGGCTCGTCGTGGTCGTATTGCTGCTCGTCGTCTGGGACCTCCCGGCGTTCGTCGGGCTGACCATCGCCGCGTTCACGGTCGGACTCGTCAACGCCGCGTTCGTTCCGGACTTCGGACTGGCCGACGCCGCTACGAGAACGGCCACAGCGTTCGGGAACGGGATGGCGGGCATCGGTATACCCATCCTGATGGCCGCCGTCATCGGCAAGGCGATGCTGGAGGCCGGGTCCGCACAGCGAATCGTGCGGGGCTTTCAGTCGGCCCTCGGCAAGGACAACTCCGACATCGCGCTGTGGGGAAGCAGTACCGTGCTCGCCATCCCCGTCTTCTTCGACAGCGTGTTCTACCTGCTCGCGCCGCTGGCCCGGTCGATGCGGGCGCGCCGCGGGAAGGACTACGCGCTGTACATCGTCGCCGTCGGCGCCGGCGGAGCGACGGCCCACGTGTTCATCCCCCCGACGCCCGGTCCGCTGGCCGTCGCCAGCGAAATCGGCGTGAACCTCGGGATGACCATCGCCGTCGGCGTCGCCGTCGCCCTCCCGGCGGCGACGATGGCCGGACTCGTCTACGGTCGCTGGATAAACAACCGAATCGACATCCCGCTCCGCGATGCGATGGGAACCTCGACTGAGGAGTTGATGGAGCGCGCGAACCGTTCCTCCGAGAACATCCCGGGCGTCTTCGAGTCGGCGCTTCCCATCCTCCTCGCCGTCGTCCTCGTCGCCTCGTACACCGTCGTCGACACGCTCCAGTCCACGTACCCGGTGCTCCAGAGCATCAGGCCTATCGTGGCGTTCATCGGCGACAAGAACGTGGCGCTGACCATCGCGGCCATCGCGGCGGCGCTGACGTACCTCCGCTGGTCCGAACTGACGCGCTCGCAGTGGGAGGACGAACTCACCGAGGCGCTGAAGAGCGGCGGGAACATCGCGGCCATCACGGCGATGGGCGGCGCGTTCGGCGCGCTGTTGGCCGCCTCGGGCATCGGCTCGTACATCGCCGGCAGCCTGGAAGGTATCGGTATCCCGCTCATCGTGACCGCGTGGCTCATCGCCGCCATCGTCCGCATCGCGCAGGGCTCCGCGACGGCCGCGATGCTCACCACCGCGGGCATCATGGCGCCGCTGACCGGCCAACTCGCCGTGCACCCGGCGTACCTCGTCATGGCCATCGGCGCGGGCGGAAACATCTGCTCGTGGTACAACGACTCGGGATTCTGGCTCGTCAAGGAGATCGGCGGCCTCACGCAGGCGGAGACGCTGAAGACGTGGACCGTCCTCACGACCATCATCTCCATTACCGGTATCGTCGCGGTGCTCGCCTACTCGTCGGTGCTCCCCCTCGCGTAGGCGGCCGACCGCTCATTTTTGTGGACGCGCCGCCCACTCGGGCGTATGGCTCCCGTCCGCCGTCTCGTGTTGGACGTGCTGAAACCGCACGACCCCCCGTTGGTCGAGTTCACGGAACGGGTCGCCGACCTCGACGCCGTCGAGGGGGCGACGTCGTCGCTCGTCGAACTCGACCGCGAGGTGCAGAACGCCAAACTCACCGTCGAGGGGTCGGCGCTCGACCTGCCGACGCTCGAAGACCGCGTCGAGTCGCTCGGCGGCACGGTCCACTCCGTCGACCAAGTGTCCTGCGGTGACCGCGTCGTCGAGGACCGCGAGACCCCGCAGGACTGACCGTGGCGTCCATCGGAGCGGAACTGCGGCGCCTCCTCGGCCGGGGGGACG
This Halogeometricum sp. S3BR5-2 DNA region includes the following protein-coding sequences:
- a CDS encoding DUF211 domain-containing protein; its protein translation is MAPVRRLVLDVLKPHDPPLVEFTERVADLDAVEGATSSLVELDREVQNAKLTVEGSALDLPTLEDRVESLGGTVHSVDQVSCGDRVVEDRETPQD
- a CDS encoding universal stress protein; the encoded protein is MNRALAVVEPTDASKDLLREAGSLAEGVDAELVLVHATTDEEYSARRKAMESLSNASTKYTPGEARAGAEEFARDLGREILASFDVEYEVTSAVGDKADAVLDAAEEYDCDHVFFAGRQRSPTGKALFGDATQRVILDFEGPVTVLTA
- a CDS encoding GntP family permease, encoding MVVEFAHSPLLTFVVGLVVVVLLLVVWDLPAFVGLTIAAFTVGLVNAAFVPDFGLADAATRTATAFGNGMAGIGIPILMAAVIGKAMLEAGSAQRIVRGFQSALGKDNSDIALWGSSTVLAIPVFFDSVFYLLAPLARSMRARRGKDYALYIVAVGAGGATAHVFIPPTPGPLAVASEIGVNLGMTIAVGVAVALPAATMAGLVYGRWINNRIDIPLRDAMGTSTEELMERANRSSENIPGVFESALPILLAVVLVASYTVVDTLQSTYPVLQSIRPIVAFIGDKNVALTIAAIAAALTYLRWSELTRSQWEDELTEALKSGGNIAAITAMGGAFGALLAASGIGSYIAGSLEGIGIPLIVTAWLIAAIVRIAQGSATAAMLTTAGIMAPLTGQLAVHPAYLVMAIGAGGNICSWYNDSGFWLVKEIGGLTQAETLKTWTVLTTIISITGIVAVLAYSSVLPLA